The Elgaria multicarinata webbii isolate HBS135686 ecotype San Diego chromosome 1, rElgMul1.1.pri, whole genome shotgun sequence genome has a window encoding:
- the LOC134401874 gene encoding uncharacterized protein F54H12.2-like, protein MAFIHCGSEECAKSELDLFNIGPTQTSIERSLFIEVPPLSALSDSAPLDFYIPGNGEDYMDLNNTLLYVCCKIVNPDGTNLAVNEEVGLVNYPIASLFSQLDVTLGDRLISQSNNSYPYRGYFEAVLNYSQATLETQFSTALFFKDVAGEHESADLEGDNTGFIRRANLTAQSRKIDLLGHLHSDLFFQEKLLLNGVDVKIKLTRSKDAFCLMSDVAARPFKLQIVAASLFVKKVRVAPGVRLGHAEALLTSNAKYPVDRVSMKVFSIPRGSRVANQENLFLGQLPKQVIIGMVDNDAYSGDYHKNPFNFQHFNTNFAALYLDGEQIPTKPFQPCFEDGNCVREYMSLVQAAGKHMKDRALLINREEYARGYTLFAFDLTPDQEGGDHYSLIKTGNLRAEFRFSRALPDTINMIVYGVFDSLIQINNRRNVLFDYM, encoded by the coding sequence ATGGCTTTCATCCACTGCGGCTCTGAAGAATGCGCTAAATCTGAACTTGATTTATTCAACATTGGCCCAACACAGACCAGTATTGAGAGAAGCCTGTTTATAGAGgtaccccctctctctgccctttCAGACTCTGCACCACTGGATTTCTACATTCCAGGGAATGGGGAAGATTATATGGACTTAAATAACACTTTGCTTTATGTGTGTTGCAAAATTGTCAATCCTGACGGAACCAACCTCGCTGTAAATGAGGAGGTAGGCCTGGTGAATTATCCAATAGCATCCCTCTTTAGTCAGCTGGATGTGACACTTGGCGATCGTTTAATAAGCCAAAGCAACAATTCCTATCCCTATCGAGGGTATTTTGAAGCTGTGCTAAACTACAGTCAGGCTACCTTGGAGACACAATTCTCTACAGCCTTGTTTTTCAAAGATGTCGCTGGCGAACATGAATCTGCGGATCTGGAGGGAGATAATACCGGTTTTATTAGAAGGGCAAATCTGACCGCGCAAAGCAGGAAGATAGATCTGTTGGGTCATCTCCACTCCGACCTGTTTTTCCAAGAAAAGCTGCTCTTAAATGGGGTTGATGTGAAAATCAAACTTACCCGGAGCAAAGATGCCTTCTGCTTAATGTCTGACGTTGCAGCTAGGCCTTTCAAACTTCAAATTGTGGCAGCCTCACTTTTTGTTAAAAAAGTCAGAGTAGCTCCAGGTGTACGTCTGGGCCATGCCGAAGCGTTGCTGACCTCTAACGCCAAATATCCTGTGGACCGTGTCAGCATGAAAGTGTTTAGCATTCCTAGAGGGAGCCGTGTAGCCAATCAGGAAAACCTGTTTTTGGGTCAATTACCTAAGCAAGTTATTATCGGTATGGTCGACAATGACGCTTATAGCGGTGATTATCataaaaacccatttaattttcaacattttaatacCAATTTCGCGGCCCTTTACCTGGATGGAGAACAGATACCCACCAAACCTTTTCAACCGTGTTTTGAGGACGGAAATTGTGTCAGAGAATACATGAGCCTTGTACAGGCTGCTGGCAAACACATGAAAGACCGGGCGCTTTTAATTAACCGTGAGGAGTATGCCAGAGGTTACACCCTGTTTGCATTTGATCTAACCCCCGATCAAGAGGGGGGTGACCACTATTCTTTGATTAAAACAGgaaacctgagggctgaatttcgCTTTAGTAGAGCCCTGCCTGACACTATAAATATGATTGTCTATGGGGTTTTTGATAGCTTAATACAGATTAATAACCGACGGAATGTTCTTTTTGACTATATGTAA